In Acinonyx jubatus isolate Ajub_Pintada_27869175 chromosome B3, VMU_Ajub_asm_v1.0, whole genome shotgun sequence, a genomic segment contains:
- the SIVA1 gene encoding apoptosis regulatory protein Siva isoform X2, with the protein MPKRGCTFADAAPLQLKVRVGQRELSRGVCAERYSREIFEKTKQLLFRGAQAYMDHLWEEGCAIVDLPESPKPGPTEALGTPRGQMLIGPDGRLTRSRAQASEAAVATFRRRCSVPAAPRSRPEGRERTTAFLDGRASGDAEGPWGAGVSVLYFVLRTEANKPLYIWTRGLAEQFWGAAFWRPLRLLPHLVRGKRASRVCYFQPFQPAVVREDGLYSSWPRCQSGSGLVSQTVPHVPPSGCPCGRGSR; encoded by the exons ATGCCCAAGCGGGGCTGTACCTTCGCGGACGCGGCCCCGCTGCAGCTGAAGGTCCGCGTTGGCCAGAGGGAGCTGAGCCGCGGCGTATGCGCCGAGCGGTATTCGCGGGAGATCTTCG AGAAAACCAAGCAGCTCCTTTTTCGAGGGGCCCAGGCCTATATGGACCACTTGTGGGAGGAAGGCTGTGCCATCGTTGACCTGCCAGAGTCCCCGAAGCCTGGCCCTACAGAGGCCCTTGGGACCCCCCGTGGGCAGATGCTGATCGGACCGGATGGCCGACTGACCAGGAGCCGAGCCCAGGCCTCCGAAGCTG CTGTGGCGACGTTCAGGAGACGGTGCTCTGTGCCAGCTGCGCCACGTTCGAGGCCTGAGGGCCGGGAGCGGACGACAGCCTTCCTGGACGGCCGCGCCAGTGGCGACGCCGAGGgaccctggggggcgggggtgtctgttttatattttgtattgagGACAGAAGCGAATAAACCCCTTTATATTTGGACCAGAGGACTCGCTGAACAGTTCTGGGGTGCGGCCTTCTGGAGACCTCTGCGCCTGCTCCCCCATCTTGTACGTGGGAAACGGGCGTCCAGAGTCTGCTATTTCCAGCCCTTCCAGCCagcagtggtgagagaggacGGACTCTACAGTTCGTGGCCAcggtgccagagtggctcagggTTGGTGTCCCAGACTGTCCCTCACGTGCCCCCATCTGGGTGCCCGTGTGGTCGGGGCTCCCGGTGA
- the SIVA1 gene encoding apoptosis regulatory protein Siva isoform X1, which produces MPKRGCTFADAAPLQLKVRVGQRELSRGVCAERYSREIFEKTKQLLFRGAQAYMDHLWEEGCAIVDLPESPKPGPTEALGTPRGQMLIGPDGRLTRSRAQASEADPSGAATRACSSCVRAVDGKAACGQCERALCGRCVRICCSCGAVACALCALVEKSRSRRPPVPPSALGLLSQSLRDLIFRGLVSGLSTWFFPAGCSPLVEAAVATFRRRCSVPAAPRSRPEGRERTTAFLDGRASGDAEGPWGAGVSVLYFVLRTEANKPLYIWTRGLAEQFWGAAFWRPLRLLPHLVRGKRASRVCYFQPFQPAVVREDGLYSSWPRCQSGSGLVSQTVPHVPPSGCPCGRGSR; this is translated from the exons ATGCCCAAGCGGGGCTGTACCTTCGCGGACGCGGCCCCGCTGCAGCTGAAGGTCCGCGTTGGCCAGAGGGAGCTGAGCCGCGGCGTATGCGCCGAGCGGTATTCGCGGGAGATCTTCG AGAAAACCAAGCAGCTCCTTTTTCGAGGGGCCCAGGCCTATATGGACCACTTGTGGGAGGAAGGCTGTGCCATCGTTGACCTGCCAGAGTCCCCGAAGCCTGGCCCTACAGAGGCCCTTGGGACCCCCCGTGGGCAGATGCTGATCGGACCGGATGGCCGACTGACCAGGAGCCGAGCCCAGGCCTCCGAAGCTG ACCCATCCGGGGCAGCGACCAGGGCCTGCTCCTCGTGCGTGCGAGCCGTGGACGGGAAGGCGGCGTGTGGCCAGTGTGAGCGCGCCCTGTGTGGGCGGTGCGTGCGAATCTGCTGCAGCTGCGGGGCCGTGGCCTGCGCGCTGTGCGCCCTTGTGGA GAAATCCAGGTCACGTCGGCCGCCAGTCCCGCCCTCTGCTCTGGGTCTGCTGTCTCAGTCACTTCGTGATTTGATCTTTCGAGGTCTGGTGTCGGGACTGTCGACGTGGTTTTTCCCGGCAGGGTGCTCGCCGTTggtggaggcag CTGTGGCGACGTTCAGGAGACGGTGCTCTGTGCCAGCTGCGCCACGTTCGAGGCCTGAGGGCCGGGAGCGGACGACAGCCTTCCTGGACGGCCGCGCCAGTGGCGACGCCGAGGgaccctggggggcgggggtgtctgttttatattttgtattgagGACAGAAGCGAATAAACCCCTTTATATTTGGACCAGAGGACTCGCTGAACAGTTCTGGGGTGCGGCCTTCTGGAGACCTCTGCGCCTGCTCCCCCATCTTGTACGTGGGAAACGGGCGTCCAGAGTCTGCTATTTCCAGCCCTTCCAGCCagcagtggtgagagaggacGGACTCTACAGTTCGTGGCCAcggtgccagagtggctcagggTTGGTGTCCCAGACTGTCCCTCACGTGCCCCCATCTGGGTGCCCGTGTGGTCGGGGCTCCCGGTGA
- the SIVA1 gene encoding apoptosis regulatory protein Siva isoform X3 → MPKRGCTFADAAPLQLKVRVGQRELSRGVCAERYSREIFEKTKQLLFRGAQAYMDHLWEEGCAIVDLPESPKPGPTEALGTPRGQMLIGPDGRLTRSRAQASEADPSGAATRACSSCVRAVDGKAACGQCERALCGRCVRICCSCGAVACALCALVESGVGTVDVVFPGRVLAVGGGSCGDVQETVLCASCATFEA, encoded by the exons ATGCCCAAGCGGGGCTGTACCTTCGCGGACGCGGCCCCGCTGCAGCTGAAGGTCCGCGTTGGCCAGAGGGAGCTGAGCCGCGGCGTATGCGCCGAGCGGTATTCGCGGGAGATCTTCG AGAAAACCAAGCAGCTCCTTTTTCGAGGGGCCCAGGCCTATATGGACCACTTGTGGGAGGAAGGCTGTGCCATCGTTGACCTGCCAGAGTCCCCGAAGCCTGGCCCTACAGAGGCCCTTGGGACCCCCCGTGGGCAGATGCTGATCGGACCGGATGGCCGACTGACCAGGAGCCGAGCCCAGGCCTCCGAAGCTG ACCCATCCGGGGCAGCGACCAGGGCCTGCTCCTCGTGCGTGCGAGCCGTGGACGGGAAGGCGGCGTGTGGCCAGTGTGAGCGCGCCCTGTGTGGGCGGTGCGTGCGAATCTGCTGCAGCTGCGGGGCCGTGGCCTGCGCGCTGTGCGCCCTTGTGGA GTCTGGTGTCGGGACTGTCGACGTGGTTTTTCCCGGCAGGGTGCTCGCCGTTggtggaggcag CTGTGGCGACGTTCAGGAGACGGTGCTCTGTGCCAGCTGCGCCACGTTCGAGGCCTGA
- the SIVA1 gene encoding apoptosis regulatory protein Siva isoform X4 — protein sequence MPKRGCTFADAAPLQLKVRVGQRELSRGVCAERYSREIFEKTKQLLFRGAQAYMDHLWEEGCAIVDLPESPKPGPTEALGTPRGQMLIGPDGRLTRSRAQASEADPSGAATRACSSCVRAVDGKAACGQCERALCGRCVRICCSCGAVACALCALVDCGDVQETVLCASCATFEA from the exons ATGCCCAAGCGGGGCTGTACCTTCGCGGACGCGGCCCCGCTGCAGCTGAAGGTCCGCGTTGGCCAGAGGGAGCTGAGCCGCGGCGTATGCGCCGAGCGGTATTCGCGGGAGATCTTCG AGAAAACCAAGCAGCTCCTTTTTCGAGGGGCCCAGGCCTATATGGACCACTTGTGGGAGGAAGGCTGTGCCATCGTTGACCTGCCAGAGTCCCCGAAGCCTGGCCCTACAGAGGCCCTTGGGACCCCCCGTGGGCAGATGCTGATCGGACCGGATGGCCGACTGACCAGGAGCCGAGCCCAGGCCTCCGAAGCTG ACCCATCCGGGGCAGCGACCAGGGCCTGCTCCTCGTGCGTGCGAGCCGTGGACGGGAAGGCGGCGTGTGGCCAGTGTGAGCGCGCCCTGTGTGGGCGGTGCGTGCGAATCTGCTGCAGCTGCGGGGCCGTGGCCTGCGCGCTGTGCGCCCTTGTGGA CTGTGGCGACGTTCAGGAGACGGTGCTCTGTGCCAGCTGCGCCACGTTCGAGGCCTGA